The Agrobacterium larrymoorei genome includes the window ACGCGATGTTCTCCTATCTGCTTGCGCTTGGCTGCACAATTATTATCACCCTGGTACTTGCGTGTACGCGATTTTCTGAGGAAACGATGTGGTATGCGCAAATTGGCGTGCTCCTCAGCCACTCATTGTTGGTTGGCTTGAAGAAGTATCTCGACAGACCGGCGTTGAATACACAGCCTTCCAGACGCCGGGCAGCAGGAGAGGACAGGCGGGAAAGCTTCTTCACCACGTTTGGTGTTTGAACCGGGCCGTCGTTCCGTCTGAATGGTATGCGCCGTCTACGCCCCATTGATTTTACAATTCCGGCTAGGGGCAGAGCTACCAGCGGTCCGGATGTGAGCTCACCGAATAGTATCTGACGAGCTCATTGTGAGGCTTTTTTACGGGCGGCATAGGCCCATGGCATCAGGGCATCGATGTCTTTGGCGAGGTGGCCGTTTGCGAGGCGGGTGAAGAGGTCGCACAGATATGCGTAGGGCTCAACGCCGTTCATTTTACAAGTGCCGATCAGGCTAGCAAACCGGGCCCAATTACGGCCCCCTTCGTCGTGCCCGGCAAAGAGCGCATTGCGGCGGTTCATGGCCGGTCGACGGATCGCGTTTTCCACGAGGTTGGAGTCGATATCGATGTGGCCGTCGTCCAAGAACAGCCGAAAGCCATCCTGTCGTTTCAGCATGTAGGCCAAGGCAATGCCGAGATCGGATTTGCGTGAGACGCGCGCAGCCTGGGCTGCCAGCCAGGTGAAGAACTCGTCCACCAGCGGAAGAGACAGGTCCCGTCGAACCGCCCGGCGATGTTGGGGATCTGAGCCCCGGATACTGTCTTCGATCTTGTAGAGCGCGGCGATGCGCACCAGCGCCGCCTCGACAATGGGCGATCCGCTCTTCGGCGTGGCCTTGATCAGCTTTCTGCGCCCGTGTGCCCAGCAGAAAGCCAGTTTCAAGGGATCGCCACCCGTCCGGTCCGACGTGGCGAGGTGAGAGTAACCACCGTAGGCATCGACCTGGATCGTGCCGTTGAACCCGTTGAGGATTTCAGCGGCATATTCGCCTTTACGTCCAGGCCGATAATGGAACACCACGCCCGGCGGCGCAGAGCCATTCCATCCACGATCGTCGCGCAGCACGGCCCAGAGATAACCCGTCTTCGTCTTGCCTCGTCCCGGATCCAGAACCGGGGCGGTGGTCTCGTCGACATAGAGCCGCATGCTTTCCCTCAGCAGCCGTTTGGCCATATGGTCGACCACCGGTGCGATTTCGCTGCCCGTGCGCCCCATCCAATCGGAAAGGACCGTGCGGTCTATCGGCACCCCGTGTCGCGCCATGACCTCAGCTTGCCGGTTGAGCGGCATATGTTCGGAATGCTTGGCGACAGCAATCTCCGCCAGAAGGGCTTCAGTCGGCCAGCTTGTCTCCAGAAGATGCGCGGGCGCTCTGGCCTGGATGATGCCCGTTCGACCCTTGGGGCATGCGTATTTCGGGCGGATCGTGACGATCACCTCGTAGCGCGCCGGGATCCGGTCGAGCCGTTCCGTCCGGTCCTCGCCGATCCGCACCATGTTGCCGCAACCGCAAGGACAAACGATGCTTTCGGGCTCGATCACGCGCTCGACCCGCGGCAGGTGTTCAGGCAGTGCACGGGCCTTACGCTCCTTGCGAGAAACGGCCTTGTCAGGATCGCCAGGCTTTTCGGGATCATCTGCGCTTGCTTCGATCTTCTGCTCGACGGCGGCGATCCGTGCCTGTGTTTCGGCGATCGCCGTTTCAAGGTCTTCCAGCGCCAGTTCCATTTGCGCCGGATCGAGCTTTTCCGATTTCGGCCCGAACTTCGTGCGCCGATAGTCGTGAACCTGACCCTCAAGCCTCTCGATCAGCTCCTTCAACTCACCGATGAACGCATCCTTTTCGGCAACGACCGCCTGCTCATGCTGACGTGCAGCACGCTCGACCGACAGCTCGAACTGCATCGCGGCAAACGCCTTCACCACCTCTGGCGGAAGGTCCGGAAA containing:
- the tnpC gene encoding IS66 family transposase; this translates as MSQPIDLSLFPDLPPEVVKAFAAMQFELSVERAARQHEQAVVAEKDAFIGELKELIERLEGQVHDYRRTKFGPKSEKLDPAQMELALEDLETAIAETQARIAAVEQKIEASADDPEKPGDPDKAVSRKERKARALPEHLPRVERVIEPESIVCPCGCGNMVRIGEDRTERLDRIPARYEVIVTIRPKYACPKGRTGIIQARAPAHLLETSWPTEALLAEIAVAKHSEHMPLNRQAEVMARHGVPIDRTVLSDWMGRTGSEIAPVVDHMAKRLLRESMRLYVDETTAPVLDPGRGKTKTGYLWAVLRDDRGWNGSAPPGVVFHYRPGRKGEYAAEILNGFNGTIQVDAYGGYSHLATSDRTGGDPLKLAFCWAHGRRKLIKATPKSGSPIVEAALVRIAALYKIEDSIRGSDPQHRRAVRRDLSLPLVDEFFTWLAAQAARVSRKSDLGIALAYMLKRQDGFRLFLDDGHIDIDSNLVENAIRRPAMNRRNALFAGHDEGGRNWARFASLIGTCKMNGVEPYAYLCDLFTRLANGHLAKDIDALMPWAYAARKKASQ